A genomic window from Variovorax paradoxus includes:
- a CDS encoding enoyl-CoA hydratase/isomerase family protein, with amino-acid sequence MIELIHDEEFAVLTIERPQSLNALNFELLDELREYLHQLSASRARALIITGAGEKAFCAGADIKELQQRGLAAQREGAELGQAVFAQLDRLPIPSIALVNGFAFGGGCELALACTLRLALPHAKFGLPEVKLGLIPGYGGTQRLPRLVGQGRALELVMTGRTVDAQEALAIGLVNRVVQAPGLDAAKAYAREFTGHGLRALQFAREAVQRAMDVSLHEGLRIEADLSTLAYRTRDAEEGMQAFVEKRKARFLDE; translated from the coding sequence ATGATCGAACTCATCCACGACGAGGAGTTCGCCGTCCTCACGATCGAGCGTCCGCAGTCCCTCAATGCGCTCAATTTCGAGTTGCTCGACGAGTTGCGGGAATACCTCCATCAGCTCAGCGCCTCCAGAGCGCGCGCCTTGATCATCACCGGCGCAGGTGAGAAGGCCTTTTGTGCCGGCGCCGACATCAAGGAGCTCCAGCAGCGCGGGCTGGCAGCGCAGCGCGAAGGCGCGGAGCTCGGCCAGGCCGTGTTCGCGCAGCTCGATCGGCTTCCGATTCCATCGATCGCGCTGGTCAACGGCTTCGCCTTCGGCGGCGGATGCGAACTGGCTTTGGCCTGCACCCTGCGCCTTGCCTTGCCCCACGCGAAGTTCGGCCTGCCGGAAGTGAAGCTGGGCCTGATCCCCGGCTACGGAGGAACGCAGCGCCTGCCGCGTCTGGTAGGGCAGGGCCGTGCACTGGAGCTGGTGATGACAGGCCGAACCGTCGATGCCCAGGAGGCGCTGGCCATCGGCCTGGTGAACCGCGTCGTGCAGGCGCCCGGCCTCGACGCTGCCAAGGCCTACGCCCGCGAGTTCACCGGCCACGGTCTGCGTGCATTGCAGTTCGCCCGTGAAGCGGTGCAGCGTGCGATGGACGTGTCGCTGCATGAAGGACTGCGCATCGAAGCGGACCTCTCGACGCTGGCGTACCGCAC